From Cloacibacillus sp. An23, the proteins below share one genomic window:
- a CDS encoding C-GCAxxG-C-C family protein, with protein MIDETQALEGFGSGVICSMLVFGELATELGLDEKTARRIASCFGSGMEHAGVCGCVTGAYMALGLKYGVGGPGEAERAAKLKEKKDEFDRRFIKKYGSVNCKELLGGLDPAVQSELNAAAGAGLFKSVCAPAVCYACAAARELLSE; from the coding sequence ATGATAGACGAAACGCAGGCTTTGGAGGGATTCGGCTCGGGCGTGATCTGCTCGATGCTGGTGTTCGGCGAGCTGGCGACCGAGCTCGGGCTGGACGAAAAGACGGCGCGGCGCATAGCGTCCTGCTTCGGCTCCGGCATGGAGCACGCGGGCGTCTGCGGCTGCGTGACCGGCGCGTATATGGCGCTCGGCCTGAAATACGGCGTCGGAGGCCCGGGCGAGGCCGAACGCGCAGCGAAGCTGAAAGAAAAGAAAGACGAGTTCGACCGCCGCTTTATTAAAAAATACGGAAGCGTCAACTGCAAAGAGCTGCTCGGCGGCCTTGACCCCGCGGTGCAGTCGGAGCTGAACGCGGCGGCCGGAGCCGGGCTTTTCAAAAGCGTCTGCGCGCCAGCGGTGTGCTACGCGTGCGCGGCGGCGAGGGAGCTTTTGTCCGAGTGA
- the larC gene encoding nickel insertion protein encodes MAEGESGGLIRGRAIEISANIDDMTGEDLGAAMELLLAAGALDVWFEHIQMKKNRPAVKLCVLAAPEETERFAELMLRHTTTLGVRMREVERLMLAREIRKVGTRYGEVRFKRGMLGGETLKETPEYEDIRRIAHDTGLPMARVRAEAAVDAEIQAL; translated from the coding sequence ATGGCTGAAGGAGAATCCGGCGGCCTCATAAGAGGACGCGCCATAGAGATAAGCGCGAACATCGACGACATGACTGGCGAGGACCTCGGCGCTGCGATGGAGCTGCTGCTCGCTGCCGGGGCGCTGGACGTTTGGTTCGAGCATATACAGATGAAAAAGAACCGTCCGGCGGTGAAGCTCTGCGTTCTGGCCGCGCCGGAGGAAACGGAGCGCTTCGCGGAGCTTATGCTGCGCCATACGACGACGCTAGGCGTGCGTATGCGCGAGGTCGAGCGGCTGATGCTCGCGCGGGAGATCCGTAAAGTCGGGACGCGCTACGGCGAAGTGCGCTTCAAGCGCGGCATGCTCGGCGGCGAAACGCTGAAAGAGACGCCCGAGTACGAGGACATAAGAAGGATAGCGCACGACACCGGGCTTCCGATGGCCCGCGTGCGCGCGGAGGCCGCCGTGGATGCGGAAATTCAGGCACTTTAA
- a CDS encoding DUF1653 domain-containing protein, with protein MRKFRHFKGGEYEFVGIARHSETEEEYVVYRPLYNDGGLWIRPKKMFFENVTVNGESVPRFREIEENGGAGNE; from the coding sequence ATGCGGAAATTCAGGCACTTTAAGGGCGGCGAATACGAGTTCGTCGGAATAGCGCGCCACTCGGAGACGGAAGAAGAGTACGTCGTCTACCGCCCGCTTTATAACGACGGCGGACTATGGATAAGGCCGAAGAAAATGTTTTTTGAAAACGTGACTGTGAACGGGGAAAGCGTTCCGCGTTTCCGGGAAATTGAAGAAAACGGAGGAGCTGGCAATGAGTGA
- a CDS encoding cytidylate kinase family protein encodes MITLETIKRYFVFLIGLVLTAFGVALITKAALGTSPIAAIPYSLSLISGRLTLGIWIVIFNLTLVASQAAIEGRKCVKAQIMIEAALTFLFGYSVDAAMSLLWALNPASYAAKAAALLAGCCVISLGAYLEVIADVAMLPYDGFVRALSRALKKEYVTLRVFLDVTMSAAAAALCLIFLGGLAGVREGTAASALLVGSIVKIYARLFSGAANRIFPRTEEAAKPAGIPSGNLIIAISREYGSGGRNIGKKIAEALGVPYYDAELIRMFAQEGGYTEDFVREFDEKMTPSQYKLYSWYVPALPDRDKPKAERLFHIEERVINEIASRGSCVIVGRLAGHILRGHKNVLHVFITAGAEAKIRRVMARDGLTRGAARAQISKVEKERAAHCLYFTHTEWGKAENYDLSVKSDKYGIDETSSMLTAAAGRLAARISQLPPAST; translated from the coding sequence ATGATTACATTAGAGACGATAAAACGTTATTTTGTTTTTCTTATAGGGCTGGTTCTCACAGCCTTCGGGGTCGCGCTGATAACGAAGGCGGCGCTCGGAACTTCGCCTATAGCGGCGATTCCATACAGTCTGTCGCTGATCAGCGGAAGACTGACGCTCGGTATATGGATAGTGATTTTCAATCTCACGCTCGTCGCGTCTCAGGCCGCGATAGAGGGCAGGAAATGCGTCAAGGCTCAGATTATGATCGAGGCCGCGCTGACTTTTCTCTTCGGCTATTCCGTGGACGCCGCGATGTCCCTCCTGTGGGCGCTCAATCCGGCGAGCTACGCAGCAAAGGCCGCGGCGCTGCTTGCCGGATGCTGCGTCATATCGCTTGGCGCTTATCTAGAGGTGATAGCCGACGTGGCGATGCTGCCATACGACGGTTTTGTGCGCGCCTTGTCTCGGGCGCTGAAGAAGGAGTATGTGACGCTCCGAGTGTTCCTGGACGTAACTATGTCTGCTGCGGCCGCGGCTCTCTGTCTGATCTTTCTCGGCGGGCTCGCGGGCGTGCGCGAGGGCACGGCGGCCTCTGCGCTGCTTGTCGGCTCTATCGTGAAGATCTACGCGCGTCTGTTCTCCGGCGCTGCGAACAGGATTTTCCCGCGGACGGAAGAGGCGGCAAAACCGGCCGGCATTCCTTCAGGCAATCTGATAATCGCGATTTCGCGCGAGTACGGCAGCGGCGGGCGAAATATCGGTAAAAAAATCGCGGAAGCCCTGGGCGTGCCGTATTACGACGCGGAGCTGATCCGCATGTTCGCCCAGGAGGGCGGCTATACGGAGGATTTCGTGCGCGAGTTCGACGAAAAAATGACGCCCTCGCAGTATAAACTCTATTCGTGGTACGTTCCGGCATTGCCAGATCGCGACAAACCGAAGGCCGAGCGTCTGTTCCATATTGAAGAAAGGGTCATCAACGAGATTGCGTCACGCGGCTCCTGCGTCATAGTGGGAAGGCTCGCCGGCCATATCCTGCGCGGGCATAAGAACGTGCTGCACGTCTTTATAACAGCCGGCGCGGAGGCGAAGATCAGGCGCGTGATGGCGAGGGACGGCCTTACAAGGGGGGCGGCCCGTGCGCAGATATCGAAGGTGGAAAAGGAGCGCGCAGCGCATTGCCTGTATTTCACACACACGGAATGGGGGAAGGCCGAAAATTACGACCTGTCTGTAAAGTCCGACAAATACGGAATTGATGAAACCAGCAGCATGCTGACCGCAGCCGCAGGGCGCCTGGCCGCGCGCATATCGCAGCTCCCGCCGGCGTCCACGTAG
- a CDS encoding NAD(P)H-dependent glycerol-3-phosphate dehydrogenase, with the protein MNITILGAGSFGTAMAVHLASLGNEALMWTIDESQAKAITETRRNNFCFRDTELPRAVNCTTDLDAALAFSDRYIMAIPTQFVREVCEKIAARGEREGHILNLAKGIEISTGDLLHKVYAECCPFLKYSALSGPSHAEEVLIGRPTTVALASADEEEAKGWQQIVSGNNFRVYTGTDVVGLEVGGATKNIYAIAAGIAKALDLGDNAMAALASRGLAEIMRFGAKLGASPLTLSGLAGVGDLIVTCYSMYSRNFRLGLAIGSGMSFEEAAGSLGQVAEGAYTVRAVVENSKQFGVEMPIAEAVYRVLYKGERPQKLIEELFARPLKPEMRL; encoded by the coding sequence GGCAACGAAGCTCTGATGTGGACGATAGACGAAAGCCAGGCGAAGGCGATAACGGAGACGCGGCGCAACAACTTCTGCTTCCGCGACACAGAGCTGCCGCGCGCCGTCAACTGCACGACCGACTTAGACGCCGCGCTCGCTTTCTCCGACCGTTACATAATGGCGATACCGACGCAGTTCGTGCGCGAGGTCTGCGAGAAGATAGCCGCGCGCGGAGAACGCGAAGGGCATATCCTCAATCTGGCGAAGGGCATAGAGATCTCGACCGGCGACCTGCTTCACAAGGTCTACGCTGAATGCTGCCCGTTCCTCAAATATTCCGCCCTCTCCGGCCCCAGCCACGCGGAAGAGGTCCTGATAGGCCGCCCGACGACCGTCGCGCTCGCCTCAGCAGACGAAGAAGAGGCGAAGGGCTGGCAGCAAATCGTCAGCGGCAACAACTTCCGCGTCTACACCGGGACGGACGTCGTCGGCCTCGAGGTCGGCGGCGCGACGAAGAACATATACGCGATAGCGGCGGGCATAGCGAAGGCGCTCGACCTCGGAGACAACGCAATGGCGGCGCTCGCCTCGCGCGGACTCGCCGAGATAATGCGCTTCGGCGCTAAGCTCGGCGCTTCGCCTCTCACCCTCTCGGGGCTCGCCGGAGTCGGCGACCTCATCGTCACATGCTACAGCATGTACTCGCGCAACTTCCGCCTCGGCCTCGCGATAGGCAGCGGCATGAGCTTCGAGGAGGCCGCCGGCTCGCTCGGGCAGGTAGCGGAGGGCGCCTACACGGTGCGGGCCGTCGTCGAGAACAGCAAGCAGTTCGGAGTCGAGATGCCGATAGCCGAGGCCGTCTACCGTGTGCTCTATAAGGGGGAACGTCCTCAGAAGCTTATCGAGGAGCTATTCGCGCGTCCGCTGAAGCCCGAGATGAGACTGTAA
- a CDS encoding NAD-dependent deacylase: MSEEMAKKVAALIRGGGVVIFSGAGLSTESGLQDFRSKDGIWAHADPARLASVGVLENNYDEFLEFYKARLFVPDEVQPNVGHKLIAEWEKRGLVDGVVTQNVDRLHQKAGSVNVLELHGSLEPVYCHRCGKTGDREAFLAGRPCEFCGGHLRPSVVLFGEMLPQKALAVADRLSGRCRTFIVLGSSLVVSPANYFPQQAKMNGANLVIINREPTPLDRMADVVVHEGIGAFLTEVEKYVELP; this comes from the coding sequence ATGAGTGAGGAAATGGCGAAAAAGGTCGCCGCGCTCATACGCGGCGGAGGCGTTGTCATATTCAGCGGAGCCGGGCTCAGCACGGAGTCCGGACTCCAGGATTTCCGCTCGAAGGACGGTATATGGGCGCACGCCGACCCTGCGCGTCTCGCCTCCGTGGGCGTACTCGAAAACAACTACGACGAATTTCTCGAATTTTACAAAGCGCGCCTCTTCGTCCCCGACGAGGTGCAGCCCAACGTGGGGCATAAGCTCATAGCCGAATGGGAAAAGCGCGGCCTCGTAGACGGCGTCGTCACGCAGAACGTAGACCGGCTGCACCAGAAGGCCGGCTCTGTCAACGTGTTGGAGCTGCACGGCAGCCTCGAGCCCGTCTACTGCCACAGATGCGGCAAGACGGGGGACAGGGAGGCCTTCCTCGCGGGGCGTCCGTGCGAGTTCTGCGGCGGGCACCTGCGCCCGAGCGTCGTGCTCTTCGGAGAAATGCTGCCGCAGAAGGCGCTCGCCGTAGCCGACAGGCTCAGCGGGCGCTGCCGCACGTTCATAGTGCTCGGCTCGTCTCTTGTCGTCTCTCCAGCCAACTACTTCCCGCAGCAGGCTAAGATGAACGGCGCGAACCTCGTGATAATCAACCGCGAACCTACTCCGCTCGACAGGATGGCCGACGTCGTCGTCCACGAGGGGATAGGCGCTTTCCTGACGGAAGTGGAGAAGTACGTGGAACTTCCGTAA
- a CDS encoding MarR family transcriptional regulator has product MTEEDFIIERRILRIGNMVLATRDADLKRFGLTTVQSETLLFFDRHAGALAADLKDYLSVSHQAARGIVERMKEKGLLYAVVGDDARGKRTYLTEKGRKLCSELKKKGSALGAGLLSGLSDEEKKALYFTLDKIIKNIEEQKT; this is encoded by the coding sequence ATGACGGAAGAGGATTTTATAATCGAGCGCAGGATTCTGAGAATCGGCAATATGGTGCTGGCGACGCGCGACGCCGATTTGAAGCGTTTCGGACTGACGACGGTGCAGTCGGAGACGCTTCTGTTTTTCGACAGGCACGCCGGGGCGCTCGCCGCCGATTTGAAGGATTATCTCTCAGTCAGCCATCAAGCGGCGCGCGGCATCGTGGAGCGCATGAAGGAGAAGGGGCTGCTTTACGCCGTCGTCGGCGATGACGCGAGGGGAAAGCGGACTTATCTTACCGAGAAGGGGCGGAAGCTCTGCTCAGAATTAAAGAAAAAGGGAAGCGCTCTCGGCGCAGGCCTTCTGTCCGGTTTATCGGACGAAGAGAAAAAGGCTTTGTATTTCACTCTTGATAAAATTATAAAAAATATCGAAGAGCAAAAAACGTAA
- a CDS encoding MBL fold metallo-hydrolase: protein MKFQQIRGATTKITYAGKCFLVDPFFAEKDAFPPFESCFHPELRWPTSPLPFPPEEAMRGIDAVIMTHFHPDHFDEYAAKALPKDIKFFTQDEWDADIVKKLGFTNVETLEYSGSKFGEAELCKTDCVHGDPEKTKSFYDAFGIRGKASGVVFKNPGEKTFYLAGDTIWADCVRRALGRYSPDVVAVNAAGAQFLTGGLIIMGTDDVLKVREAAPEALIIVSHMDAVPHASVSRADMRRFIEAEHLENIAVPEDGEILTL from the coding sequence ATGAAATTTCAGCAAATCAGGGGAGCGACGACGAAAATAACCTACGCGGGGAAATGTTTCCTCGTAGACCCGTTCTTCGCTGAGAAGGACGCCTTCCCTCCGTTCGAGAGCTGCTTCCATCCGGAGCTGCGCTGGCCCACGTCGCCGCTGCCGTTTCCGCCCGAGGAAGCGATGCGCGGCATAGACGCCGTGATAATGACGCACTTCCATCCTGACCATTTCGACGAGTATGCGGCGAAGGCTCTGCCGAAGGATATAAAGTTCTTCACTCAGGACGAATGGGACGCGGATATAGTAAAGAAGCTCGGCTTCACGAACGTTGAGACGCTTGAGTACTCCGGCTCGAAATTCGGAGAGGCGGAGCTTTGCAAGACGGACTGCGTGCACGGAGACCCGGAAAAAACTAAGAGCTTTTACGACGCTTTCGGCATCCGCGGCAAAGCCTCCGGCGTCGTGTTCAAAAATCCCGGGGAGAAGACTTTCTATCTCGCCGGCGACACGATATGGGCGGACTGCGTGCGCCGCGCGCTCGGCAGATATTCGCCGGACGTTGTGGCGGTGAACGCGGCGGGCGCGCAGTTCCTGACGGGAGGCCTCATCATCATGGGGACGGACGACGTGCTGAAAGTGCGCGAGGCCGCGCCGGAGGCGCTGATCATAGTCTCGCACATGGACGCGGTGCCGCACGCCTCCGTGAGCCGCGCGGACATGAGAAGGTTCATAGAAGCCGAACATCTGGAAAATATCGCAGTGCCGGAGGACGGGGAAATTTTGACCTTGTAG